The following are from one region of the Hymenobacter radiodurans genome:
- a CDS encoding sensor histidine kinase: MHGAVDRFKTTIDHLTEVSKLQKEHDQPAITIDVADVIEGVRLDLLPLMEQAEAELEVDVDSCPTLSFSKKNLRSIVYNLLSNAFKYRYPNRPARVRISCHTEAAYDVMQVQDNGLGLDLTRERQLFTMFQRYHTHVEGSGIGLYMVKKIMENAGGKIEVESEVGVGSTFTVYFRR, translated from the coding sequence ATGCATGGTGCCGTTGATCGTTTCAAAACGACCATCGACCACCTGACGGAAGTATCGAAGCTGCAAAAGGAGCACGATCAGCCCGCCATAACTATTGATGTAGCCGACGTGATAGAGGGGGTTCGGCTTGATTTGCTGCCTCTGATGGAGCAGGCGGAGGCAGAGCTGGAAGTAGACGTAGACAGCTGCCCCACGCTTTCCTTCTCAAAGAAAAACCTGCGCTCGATAGTGTATAATCTGTTGAGCAACGCCTTCAAATACCGCTACCCCAACCGTCCGGCCCGTGTGCGGATTAGTTGCCACACGGAGGCTGCATATGATGTTATGCAAGTGCAAGACAACGGCCTGGGCCTCGACCTGACGCGGGAGCGGCAGTTGTTTACCATGTTTCAGCGCTACCACACCCATGTAGAGGGCTCCGGCATTGGGCTGTACATGGTGAAGAAGATAATGGAGAACGCGGGGGGCAAAATTGAGGTGGAAAGCGAGGTGGGCGTGGGCTCTACCTTCACCGTGTACTTCCGGCGCTGA
- a CDS encoding PAS domain-containing sensor histidine kinase produces the protein MLEDRYFNFIQQARYDEHGQIDGVLVFAFEVTEQVAARQASEASTQKLRLITDALPVLISYIDQEQRYQFANEAYNVWFKQRPETLVNRLIYEVIGDKAYQGVTHYIERALAGERLDFEARMPYREDFVRYIRTSYVPDIRGGQVLGFFSMVTDVTEAVEARQATETSRQQTQMLAEELTAANAELETTNDQLRRTNVDLDNFIYTASHDLKAPITNIEGLLHALQQQLPPAVRRAT, from the coding sequence GTGCTGGAAGACCGTTACTTCAATTTTATTCAACAGGCTCGATATGATGAGCACGGACAGATTGATGGGGTGCTCGTGTTTGCCTTTGAGGTAACGGAGCAGGTAGCGGCTCGCCAGGCGAGTGAGGCCAGCACCCAAAAGCTGCGCCTTATCACGGATGCTTTGCCGGTTCTGATCAGCTATATAGATCAGGAACAGCGCTATCAGTTTGCTAATGAGGCCTACAATGTATGGTTTAAACAACGGCCGGAAACCTTGGTAAACCGCCTTATCTATGAAGTAATAGGCGACAAGGCCTACCAAGGAGTAACCCACTACATTGAGCGGGCCTTGGCGGGAGAGCGGCTGGATTTTGAGGCAAGAATGCCCTATCGGGAAGATTTTGTTCGATACATAAGAACGAGTTACGTGCCGGATATCCGGGGAGGACAGGTGCTCGGATTTTTCTCCATGGTCACGGATGTTACGGAGGCTGTGGAGGCGCGTCAGGCTACGGAAACCAGCCGACAACAGACGCAGATGCTGGCCGAAGAGCTGACCGCTGCCAATGCAGAGCTGGAAACCACCAACGACCAGCTCCGCCGCACCAATGTGGACTTGGATAATTTCATCTATACCGCCTCCCACGATCTGAAAGCGCCGATTACCAACATTGAGGGCTTGCTGCACGCGTTGCAACAACAATTGCCCCCAGCAGTCAGGAGGGCGACGTAA